One Gossypium raimondii isolate GPD5lz chromosome 3, ASM2569854v1, whole genome shotgun sequence genomic window carries:
- the LOC105796372 gene encoding SWR1 complex subunit 2 isoform X2 — translation MGTGKEDTAVFLDRASRSTRGRRRRIMSITKKSQRLLMCLIVTSMKMFEPEPDEEVENDADERFRTKKRLIFPGKPSMKKKKVLSNLDGDSKDENLTQKTSSTQHHDAPDDAEGERIIRKSTRTSVIVRQAERDAIRAALQATMKIVLSGFAAADEQLRLTTMVFKNIFPDIDINTVKLSSCQRIVLLNYNKDTKLIDFRHYSIRLQPVGVSRRIQKFVQNHQVPDLRNLQDFSSHL, via the exons ATGGGAACCGGTAAAGAAGATACAGCAGTCTTCCTGGATCGTGCTTCTCGATCAACCAGAGGGAGAAG GAGGAGAATAATGTCAATTACGAAGAAGAGCCAGAGGTTGCTGATGTGTTTGATAGTGACTTCGATGAAGATGTTT GAACCTGAGCCAGATGAGGAAGTAGAAAATGATGCAGATGAAAG GTTTCGCACAAAGAAGCGTCTGATATTTCCTGGAAAGCCTTctatgaagaaaaagaaagttctTTCAAATTTAGATGGTGATTCCAAGGATGAAAATCTTACTCAAAAGACTTCCTCTACACAGCATCATGATGCCCCTGATGATGCAGAAGGTGAAAGAATTATAAGGAAATCTACAAGAACTTCAGTCATTGTTAGGCAAGCTGAGCGAGATGCGATACGTGCTGCTCTGCAGGCTACAATGAAG ATTGTTCTGTCTGGTTTTGCGGCAGCAGATGAACAATTAAGGCTCACGACTATGGTGTTCAAGAACATCTTTCCGGATATTGATATCAATACT GTTAAACTTTCTTCTTGCCAGAGGATTGTGTTGCTTAACTACAATAAAGACACGAAGCTTATTGATTTTCGACATTATTCTATCAGACTACAGCCTGTTGGTGTCTCGCGTAGAATTCAAAAATTCGTGCAGAACCATCAAGTGCCTGATCTTCGGAATCTTCAAGAT TTCTCCTCACACCTTTGA
- the LOC105796372 gene encoding SWR1 complex subunit 2 isoform X1, translated as MGTGKEDTAVFLDRASRSTRGRRRRIMSITKKSQRLLMCLIVTSMKMFEPEPDEEVENDADERFRTKKRLIFPGKPSMKKKKVLSNLDGDSKDENLTQKTSSTQHHDAPDDAEGERIIRKSTRTSVIVRQAERDAIRAALQATMKIVLSGFAAADEQLRLTTMVFKNIFPDIDINTVKLSSCQRIVLLNYNKDTKLIDFRHYSIRLQPVGVSRRIQKFVQNHQVPDLRNLQDSGLWIRKRS; from the exons ATGGGAACCGGTAAAGAAGATACAGCAGTCTTCCTGGATCGTGCTTCTCGATCAACCAGAGGGAGAAG GAGGAGAATAATGTCAATTACGAAGAAGAGCCAGAGGTTGCTGATGTGTTTGATAGTGACTTCGATGAAGATGTTT GAACCTGAGCCAGATGAGGAAGTAGAAAATGATGCAGATGAAAG GTTTCGCACAAAGAAGCGTCTGATATTTCCTGGAAAGCCTTctatgaagaaaaagaaagttctTTCAAATTTAGATGGTGATTCCAAGGATGAAAATCTTACTCAAAAGACTTCCTCTACACAGCATCATGATGCCCCTGATGATGCAGAAGGTGAAAGAATTATAAGGAAATCTACAAGAACTTCAGTCATTGTTAGGCAAGCTGAGCGAGATGCGATACGTGCTGCTCTGCAGGCTACAATGAAG ATTGTTCTGTCTGGTTTTGCGGCAGCAGATGAACAATTAAGGCTCACGACTATGGTGTTCAAGAACATCTTTCCGGATATTGATATCAATACT GTTAAACTTTCTTCTTGCCAGAGGATTGTGTTGCTTAACTACAATAAAGACACGAAGCTTATTGATTTTCGACATTATTCTATCAGACTACAGCCTGTTGGTGTCTCGCGTAGAATTCAAAAATTCGTGCAGAACCATCAAGTGCCTGATCTTCGGAATCTTCAAGAT AGCGGGTTATGGATCAGAAAGCGAAGCTGA